A window of Victivallaceae bacterium genomic DNA:
AGTTGTATGTTTAAATGGTATGTTGTTCAGGTTTTTACGGCTCAAGAAAAAAAAGTTAAGAAAGTCTTGGAGGATTTTAAAGAATCTTCTGGAATGTCCGATTTACTAGAAGAAGTCGTTTTGCCTATAGAGAATGTTATGGAGGTCAAAAAAGGAGAGCAAAAGGTCGTCGAAAAATCTATTTGGCCTGGTTATGTTTTGATCAAAATGAATTTAACTGATGATTCATGGCATTATGTTAAGAAAGCTCCGGGGGTTATTGACTTTTTAGGGGGGGAGTCTCCTAATGCTCTTAGTGAAGATGAAGTCAGGAATATTTTAGAAGATCTTGAAGAGAAAAAATCTGGAGTTGTTCAAAAACATCAGTTTGAAATCGGTTCCAGAGTTAAAATTAACGACGGTGTTTTTGTTAATTTTGTTGGGGTCATTTCCGAAGTATTTCATGACAAAGGGCGTGTTAGTGTTATGGTTTCCATTTTTGGTCGAGAAACTCAAGTTGATGATCTTGAGTTCTGGCAAATAGAAGAAGCAGGTCCTGAATAGGAAATTTAAACGATAACGATAAAAACAGTATATTGTAAATGTTGTTCTTCCTATAATGCTCCTTTGCCGGTTTTGCGTTTGGGTTGAGCGTATCTTCTTTAGGTTTTAGTATGTCGAAGAAAGTATTGAAAATAATTAAATTGCAGATTCTTGGTGGTAAAGCTAATCCTGCTCCTCCCATAGGCCCAGCTCTGGGTGCTGCTGGGGTAAATATTATGGGATTTTGTAAAGAGTTTAACGCTTCTACTCAGGATAGGAGTGGTGAATTGCTTCCTGTCGTGATTACGGTTTATGT
This region includes:
- the nusG gene encoding transcription termination/antitermination protein NusG — its product is MFKWYVVQVFTAQEKKVKKVLEDFKESSGMSDLLEEVVLPIENVMEVKKGEQKVVEKSIWPGYVLIKMNLTDDSWHYVKKAPGVIDFLGGESPNALSEDEVRNILEDLEEKKSGVVQKHQFEIGSRVKINDGVFVNFVGVISEVFHDKGRVSVMVSIFGRETQVDDLEFWQIEEAGPE